The following proteins are co-located in the Nonlabens ponticola genome:
- a CDS encoding SusD/RagB family nutrient-binding outer membrane lipoprotein: protein MKHIYKYNIILLAIISAIAVSCTDDFEEINTNPNAPVSVQPSLLLRQVIYDYGEQMSYEGFVAGGLLSQHLTALDFNLFDRHALKSPQLGGDPWPIFYRNLRDNEIILEQAQTTPAFAVYEGPSLIFKAYMTAALTDIFGDVPYFEAFRGLDGTVQAPYDLQEDIYLQPGGILDNLDQGIAAIENYEGSIPLEGDVLFNGDLDGWVRFANSLKIKALMRISNKVDVSDQLQELFDEGNYISDNSENAVFNFTDGEPNNFRLARLRAGDFNNFVMSETMEEVLDDQDDARVEVLFRPRANNDDGDDYEGLINGIDASSTSVSLADFSLAGTIFRENTGMLDANYMTAWETNFLLAEAAQRDLIEADAEDLYETAVEQAYEYWNTELPEDYLDEEGAFDDNDNDPIEQIITQKWIASMINGYEGWIEWRRTGFPELKNVSASLNNGIIPVRMPYPTEEAALNADNYNVAASATDGNSINAPVWWDE from the coding sequence ATGAAACACATATATAAATACAATATAATACTGCTTGCCATCATTAGCGCCATTGCAGTGTCCTGTACGGATGATTTTGAAGAAATCAATACTAATCCCAACGCACCTGTAAGCGTGCAGCCTAGTTTGCTGCTGCGTCAAGTGATTTATGATTATGGGGAGCAAATGTCTTATGAGGGTTTTGTGGCTGGTGGCTTGCTGAGTCAGCATTTGACGGCACTGGATTTTAATCTATTCGATAGGCATGCATTGAAGAGCCCGCAATTGGGCGGTGATCCATGGCCTATTTTTTACAGAAACTTGAGAGACAATGAGATCATTCTAGAGCAAGCGCAAACTACTCCAGCCTTTGCGGTTTATGAAGGTCCATCGCTCATATTCAAAGCTTACATGACTGCTGCGCTGACTGATATTTTTGGTGACGTCCCTTACTTTGAAGCGTTCCGTGGATTGGATGGTACTGTGCAAGCACCTTATGATTTGCAGGAAGACATATACTTACAGCCTGGCGGAATCTTAGACAACCTCGATCAAGGAATTGCCGCAATCGAGAATTATGAAGGATCCATACCGCTTGAAGGTGACGTTTTGTTCAACGGTGATCTGGATGGTTGGGTGCGATTTGCAAACAGTTTGAAGATCAAAGCACTGATGCGTATTTCAAATAAGGTAGATGTAAGCGACCAGCTGCAGGAACTGTTTGATGAGGGAAATTACATCAGCGATAATTCTGAAAATGCAGTATTTAACTTTACTGATGGCGAGCCTAATAACTTCCGTTTGGCGCGATTGAGAGCTGGTGACTTCAATAACTTTGTAATGAGCGAGACCATGGAAGAAGTGCTGGACGATCAAGACGACGCTCGTGTAGAAGTGCTTTTTAGACCTAGAGCCAACAACGATGACGGCGATGACTATGAAGGTTTGATTAATGGTATAGACGCATCTTCAACATCGGTCAGTCTGGCAGATTTCTCGCTGGCTGGAACTATTTTCCGTGAGAATACAGGTATGCTGGACGCCAACTACATGACCGCATGGGAAACCAACTTCCTACTTGCAGAGGCCGCTCAACGTGACCTGATTGAAGCTGATGCCGAAGATCTCTATGAAACCGCTGTAGAGCAAGCCTATGAATACTGGAATACGGAATTGCCAGAGGATTACCTCGATGAAGAAGGCGCTTTTGATGATAACGACAACGACCCAATCGAGCAAATCATTACTCAAAAATGGATCGCCAGCATGATCAATGGTTATGAGGGTTGGATCGAGTGGCGACGTACTGGATTTCCAGAGCTTAAAAATGTATCGGCTAGTTTAAACAACGGCATCATACCAGTAAGAATGCCTTATCCAACTGAAGAAGCAGCACTCAACGCAGACAATTACAATGTAGCAGCTAGCGCCACTGATGGTAATAGTATTAATGCACCTGTTTGGTGGGATGAATAG